Proteins found in one Mucilaginibacter gracilis genomic segment:
- the proS gene encoding proline--tRNA ligase produces MSKGVVSKDEDYSQWFNDLVVKADLAEHSAVKGCMVIKPYGYSIWEKMQAVLDQMFKDTGHSNAYFPLFIPKSFFSKEASHVEGFAKECAVVTHYRLKNDGNGNIIVDETAKLEEELIVRPTSETIIWNTYRGWIQSYRDLPLLINQWANVVRWEMRTRLFLRTTEFLWQEGHTAHSTAEEAIAETEQMLHVYADFAENWLALPVVRGRKTANERFAGALDTYCIEALMQDGKALQAGTSHFLGQNFAKAFDVKFTSKEGKQEFVWATSWGVSTRLMGALVMAHSDDSGLVLPPKLAPIQVVIVPIFRSEEELAQITEFVNKLSKELKSKNIRVKYDSRDTQRPGFKFAEYELKGIPLRVAIGGRDLANGTVELARRDTKTKETVQQEGLTELIENLLVEIQDNIFQKAFKFRAENTREVDTYEDFKRTLDETPGFISAHWDGTPETEERIKQETKATIRCIPLDNKQEEGKCILTGKPSTQRVLFARAY; encoded by the coding sequence ATGAGCAAAGGGGTTGTTAGTAAAGACGAAGATTATTCGCAATGGTTTAATGATTTAGTAGTAAAAGCCGATCTGGCCGAACATTCGGCTGTTAAAGGGTGCATGGTCATTAAACCCTACGGATATTCCATCTGGGAAAAAATGCAAGCTGTATTAGATCAAATGTTTAAAGATACGGGGCACAGTAACGCATATTTTCCGCTTTTTATCCCAAAATCGTTTTTCTCTAAAGAGGCCAGCCACGTTGAGGGCTTTGCTAAAGAGTGCGCGGTTGTAACACATTACCGCCTTAAAAACGATGGCAACGGCAATATTATTGTTGACGAAACTGCAAAACTTGAAGAAGAACTGATTGTTAGGCCAACATCCGAAACCATCATCTGGAATACATACCGGGGTTGGATTCAATCATACCGTGATTTGCCGCTTTTAATAAACCAATGGGCAAACGTAGTACGTTGGGAAATGCGTACACGCCTTTTTTTGCGCACCACCGAGTTTTTATGGCAAGAGGGCCACACAGCCCACTCAACCGCCGAAGAAGCCATAGCCGAAACCGAGCAAATGCTACATGTTTATGCCGATTTTGCCGAAAACTGGCTGGCATTACCCGTAGTGCGTGGCCGCAAAACCGCTAACGAGCGTTTTGCCGGTGCCTTAGATACTTATTGTATTGAGGCCCTGATGCAGGATGGCAAGGCATTGCAGGCAGGTACATCGCACTTTTTAGGGCAAAATTTTGCCAAAGCTTTTGATGTTAAATTTACCAGCAAAGAAGGCAAACAAGAGTTTGTGTGGGCAACATCATGGGGGGTATCAACCCGTTTAATGGGCGCCCTGGTAATGGCTCATTCGGACGATTCGGGCTTGGTATTGCCACCAAAACTGGCACCAATACAGGTTGTAATTGTGCCCATCTTCCGCAGTGAAGAAGAACTGGCGCAGATTACCGAGTTTGTAAATAAATTATCAAAAGAGTTAAAATCGAAAAACATACGGGTTAAGTACGATAGCCGCGATACCCAACGCCCAGGCTTTAAATTTGCAGAGTACGAGCTGAAAGGCATCCCGCTGAGGGTGGCAATTGGCGGTCGTGATTTGGCAAATGGCACGGTTGAGTTGGCTCGTCGCGATACCAAAACCAAAGAAACTGTTCAGCAGGAAGGCTTAACCGAACTGATTGAGAACTTACTGGTTGAGATACAGGATAATATTTTTCAAAAAGCATTCAAATTTCGTGCAGAAAACACCCGCGAAGTGGATACTTACGAAGACTTTAAACGCACGCTGGACGAAACCCCTGGTTTCATTTCGGCCCATTGGGACGGCACACCCGAAACCGAAGAACGCATTAAACAAGAAACAAAAGCCACCATTCGCTGCATACCATTAGATAACAAGCAGGAAGAAGGCAAATGTATATTAACCGGCAAGCCAAGCACGCAAAGGGTATTGTTTGCAAGGGCGTATTAG
- a CDS encoding cystathionine gamma-synthase, whose product MKFGTKAIHAGQEPDPTTGAVMTPIYQTSTYWQKTPGDNKGYEYSRGTNPTRNALENCLAALENAKHGLAFSSGLGATDAVMKLLLPGDEVITGDDLYGGSYRMFTKIFANFGIKFHFLDMSKPENITPYVNDKTKLIWIETPTNPTMKIIDIAGVAQIAKANNILLCVDNTFASPFLQNPIDLGADIVMHSATKYLGGHSDVVMGALMLNDDELYKKLWFIYNATGATPGPQDSFLVLRGIKTLHLRMKAHCENGRQIAQYLKTHPKIDKLYWPGFEDHPNHDIAKKQMRDFGGMISFTVKGATLEDTYKLAGSFKVFTLAESLGGVESLINHPVSMTHGSIPKELREKAGVVDSLLRLSVGVEDIEDLLEDLKQALENA is encoded by the coding sequence ATGAAATTCGGAACTAAAGCAATACACGCGGGCCAGGAGCCCGACCCAACAACAGGTGCCGTAATGACACCCATATACCAAACATCAACCTACTGGCAAAAAACGCCGGGCGATAATAAAGGGTACGAATATTCGCGCGGTACAAACCCAACCCGCAACGCTTTAGAAAATTGCCTGGCAGCTTTAGAGAATGCAAAGCATGGCCTGGCTTTTTCCAGCGGTTTGGGTGCTACGGATGCCGTGATGAAGCTGTTGTTACCCGGCGACGAGGTAATTACCGGCGACGACCTTTACGGCGGCTCGTACCGTATGTTTACCAAAATATTTGCCAACTTTGGTATCAAGTTCCATTTTCTGGATATGTCTAAACCAGAGAATATTACGCCCTACGTTAACGATAAAACCAAACTCATCTGGATTGAAACGCCTACCAATCCAACCATGAAAATTATTGATATTGCAGGCGTAGCGCAAATAGCTAAAGCAAACAATATTTTACTTTGTGTGGATAATACCTTTGCATCGCCATTTCTGCAAAATCCTATTGATTTAGGTGCCGATATTGTGATGCATTCCGCAACAAAATACCTCGGCGGGCACTCGGACGTGGTAATGGGTGCCCTGATGCTTAACGATGATGAACTATATAAAAAACTATGGTTTATTTACAATGCAACCGGCGCAACTCCCGGTCCGCAGGATAGCTTTTTGGTGTTGCGCGGTATAAAAACCCTGCACCTGCGCATGAAAGCCCATTGCGAAAACGGACGCCAGATAGCGCAATACCTAAAAACGCATCCCAAAATTGACAAACTATACTGGCCCGGTTTTGAAGACCATCCCAACCACGATATTGCCAAAAAGCAAATGCGCGATTTTGGCGGCATGATTTCGTTCACCGTAAAGGGAGCTACTTTAGAAGATACTTATAAACTGGCCGGCTCATTCAAAGTATTTACCCTTGCCGAATCGTTAGGCGGTGTAGAATCGTTAATAAACCATCCCGTGAGCATGACGCATGGCTCTATCCCAAAAGAACTCCGCGAAAAAGCCGGCGTTGTTGACAGTCTGCTGCGCCTGAGTGTTGGAGTAGAGGATATTGAGGATTTATTAGAAGATTTGAAGCAGGCTTTAGAAAATGCATAA
- a CDS encoding TIGR02757 family protein produces the protein MIENIKAFLDSKVIQYNQPGFITNDPICIPHLFTKKQDIEIMGFWAATLAWGQRVTIINKCRELISLMDGAPLDFIMNHQEPDLKKLLHFKHRTFNDIDTLYFISFFRHHYERHQSLETAFMPPSPLKGEQINTPQILNGKSPRTIPPPLGGRGASSLVHFHRYFFSLPHFPQRTKKHVSSPQQKSTCKRLNMFLRWMVRKDDKGVDFGIWNHIKPADLIMPCDLHVDRVARKLNLISRKQTDWQTAVELTEKLREFDPLDPVKYDFALFGLGIEEKF, from the coding sequence ATGATTGAAAATATTAAAGCTTTTTTAGACAGTAAAGTAATACAATACAACCAACCCGGCTTCATCACCAACGATCCTATTTGTATCCCTCACCTGTTTACTAAAAAGCAAGACATCGAGATTATGGGCTTTTGGGCGGCAACCTTAGCCTGGGGGCAGCGTGTTACCATCATCAATAAATGTAGAGAACTTATTAGTTTGATGGACGGTGCACCTCTCGATTTCATTATGAACCACCAGGAGCCCGACCTTAAAAAGCTGCTCCACTTTAAACACCGCACGTTTAACGATATTGATACGCTATACTTCATCAGCTTTTTCAGGCACCATTACGAAAGGCATCAATCGCTGGAAACAGCGTTTATGCCCCCTAGCCCCCTAAAGGGGGAACAAATAAACACACCGCAAATATTAAACGGCAAGTCCCCCAGGACAATTCCACCCCCTTTAGGGGGCCGGGGGGCTTCTTCGCTGGTGCATTTCCACCGTTATTTCTTTTCCCTCCCCCATTTTCCTCAGCGCACTAAAAAGCATGTATCATCGCCCCAGCAAAAATCAACCTGTAAGCGGCTCAATATGTTTTTACGTTGGATGGTAAGGAAAGATGATAAAGGCGTTGATTTTGGTATATGGAACCACATTAAACCTGCCGACCTGATTATGCCCTGCGACTTGCATGTTGACCGCGTGGCCCGCAAGCTCAACCTCATTAGCCGCAAACAAACCGACTGGCAAACAGCCGTGGAACTCACCGAAAAACTGCGCGAATTTGACCCTTTAGACCCCGTTAAGTACGACTTTGCCCTGTTTGGATTAGGTATAGAAGAAAAATTTTAA
- the mnmE gene encoding tRNA uridine-5-carboxymethylaminomethyl(34) synthesis GTPase MnmE, which translates to MSQILLKEDTIVALATPNGVGAIGVIRLSGPDAIVIANSVFKGKDLTTQASHTIHFGNIVDDDVVLDEVLASIFVAPRSYTRENVVEISCHGSSYIIESIIKLFIKRGARGAKPGEFTLRAFVNGQLDLSQAEAVADLIAANSKASQQVAMQQLRGGYSSELKQLREQLVTFASLIELELDFSEEDVEFANRGQLKQLVVDISKMISKLIQSFELGNAIKLGVNTVIAGRPNAGKSTLLNALLNEERAIVSHIAGTTRDTIEEVLNINGINFRLIDTAGLREATDTIEAIGVQKTLEKISQSALLLYVFDAQTLTAEEVQQDIAQLLHPGLPVLAIANKTDLLPNSSLAADFILPNAVKLIAVSAKQKQHITELKQAIYNHAVNGQLAGDETLVTNIRHLEALQKTEEALTRVLHGIDNPIASDFLALDIKQALHYLGEITGIVTTDDLLDNIFSKFCIGK; encoded by the coding sequence ATGTCGCAAATTTTATTAAAAGAAGATACCATTGTAGCCCTGGCCACTCCAAACGGCGTAGGTGCTATAGGCGTTATCCGCCTTTCCGGGCCCGATGCCATTGTTATAGCCAACAGCGTTTTTAAAGGCAAAGATTTAACAACCCAAGCATCGCACACCATTCACTTTGGCAATATTGTGGATGATGATGTTGTTTTAGATGAGGTACTGGCATCAATTTTTGTGGCGCCACGCTCTTACACGCGCGAAAACGTAGTCGAAATTTCATGCCATGGCTCATCATACATCATCGAATCTATCATTAAATTATTTATTAAACGAGGCGCACGCGGAGCCAAACCCGGCGAGTTTACGCTAAGGGCCTTTGTAAACGGACAACTGGATTTAAGCCAGGCCGAAGCCGTAGCCGATTTAATTGCCGCTAACTCCAAAGCATCGCAACAGGTAGCCATGCAACAATTACGCGGTGGTTACAGCAGCGAGCTAAAGCAACTGCGCGAGCAGTTGGTAACCTTTGCCTCGTTAATAGAACTGGAGCTCGATTTCTCGGAAGAGGATGTTGAGTTTGCCAATCGCGGGCAGCTTAAACAATTGGTTGTTGATATTAGTAAGATGATAAGCAAACTCATCCAATCGTTTGAGCTGGGGAATGCCATTAAATTGGGCGTTAATACGGTAATAGCAGGGCGGCCAAATGCAGGCAAATCAACCTTGTTAAACGCCTTGCTTAACGAAGAGCGAGCCATAGTGAGCCACATTGCCGGTACCACCCGCGATACTATTGAAGAGGTGCTGAACATTAACGGTATTAATTTTAGACTAATAGACACAGCTGGCTTACGCGAGGCTACCGACACTATAGAAGCCATTGGCGTACAAAAAACGCTGGAAAAAATTAGCCAGAGTGCCTTGCTACTTTACGTGTTTGACGCTCAAACCCTCACCGCCGAAGAGGTACAACAAGATATTGCCCAACTTTTGCATCCCGGCTTGCCGGTATTGGCCATTGCCAATAAAACCGACTTACTACCCAACAGCAGCCTCGCTGCCGATTTTATTTTACCCAACGCTGTAAAGCTAATTGCCGTATCGGCCAAGCAAAAACAACACATTACCGAGCTAAAACAAGCCATATACAACCACGCCGTAAACGGCCAGCTAGCCGGCGACGAAACCCTGGTAACCAACATCCGCCACCTGGAAGCCCTCCAAAAAACAGAAGAAGCCCTTACCCGCGTACTCCACGGCATAGACAACCCCATAGCCTCCGATTTTTTAGCTCTCGACATTAAACAAGCACTCCACTACCTCGGCGAAATAACCGGCATAGTAACCACCGACGATTTACTTGACAATATATTTTCGAAGTTCTGTATCGGGAAGTAA
- a CDS encoding helix-turn-helix domain-containing protein: protein MSSNIRVKRICQHCGDEFEAKKTVTKFCSLKCAQRSYKANLKAKKVEICNQEVKTIKEKPLEELKSREFLTVRDAAKLLNSSRQTIYNLISSGHIRAVNIKLKKTLIQRTEIDKLFLIPETVIPIFAIEKKVKETDLEECYNMSEVQKKYNISEKALYDLIKREDVPKVKKGIYSYVPKERIDQLLNA from the coding sequence ATGAGCTCAAATATTCGGGTGAAAAGAATTTGCCAGCATTGTGGAGACGAATTTGAAGCCAAGAAAACGGTTACTAAATTTTGTAGTCTTAAATGTGCGCAACGATCATACAAAGCAAATCTAAAAGCGAAAAAAGTTGAAATATGTAATCAAGAGGTAAAAACAATCAAAGAGAAGCCACTGGAAGAATTGAAGTCCAGGGAATTTCTTACCGTACGTGATGCAGCAAAGTTGCTCAACAGTTCCCGTCAGACTATTTATAATTTGATTAGCAGCGGCCACATTCGTGCGGTTAATATAAAATTGAAAAAAACACTGATCCAACGTACTGAAATAGATAAACTGTTTTTGATCCCAGAAACTGTTATTCCAATTTTTGCAATCGAAAAAAAAGTAAAAGAAACCGATTTAGAAGAATGTTACAATATGTCTGAAGTGCAAAAGAAATATAACATTTCTGAAAAGGCGCTCTATGATTTGATTAAACGGGAAGATGTTCCCAAAGTAAAGAAAGGTATCTATTCTTATGTTCCCAAAGAAAGGATAGATCAATTGTTAAACGCTTAA
- a CDS encoding site-specific integrase — MAKVTLRKKPISKGRNALYLDYYPPVPNPDTGKLVRREYLKIYLIDRPRTELDREHNRETNQLAESLRAMRQIEIQNERFGFLSNSRRNGDFVAFFTGVAKERSGSNADNWGMAVKYFIKFAGEQLRFSDLNEVFCEQFKKYLSSAPGIGRNEKKISTNTAVSYFSKFRAALKLAFKAGYISENIGQRVDGIKPQDTHREILLLDELRALAKAECESVIIKRAALFSALTGLRFSDVRALTWQEIKGFKGEYYLQYRQEKTDGAENLPVSDEAVEIAGKRGRSDAKVFDGLKYSQIGSFLPKWLLKAGIEKHITFHSFRHTFATLQLASGTDIYTVSKLLGHLHVKTTEIYTKVTDVRKREAANKITLGIG, encoded by the coding sequence ATGGCAAAGGTGACATTGAGGAAGAAGCCTATTTCAAAAGGCAGGAATGCGTTGTACTTGGATTACTATCCGCCTGTTCCAAACCCTGATACCGGGAAACTTGTAAGGAGGGAATATTTGAAAATATATCTGATCGACCGCCCCCGCACGGAATTGGACAGAGAACATAACCGCGAAACAAATCAATTGGCCGAAAGCCTACGGGCAATGAGGCAAATAGAAATTCAAAACGAACGTTTTGGTTTTCTTTCCAATAGCCGCAGAAATGGTGATTTTGTAGCTTTTTTTACCGGAGTAGCAAAAGAGCGTAGTGGTTCCAATGCAGATAATTGGGGCATGGCTGTGAAATATTTTATCAAATTTGCTGGAGAGCAATTACGGTTTTCTGACCTCAATGAAGTCTTTTGTGAACAATTCAAAAAGTATTTATCATCTGCACCGGGTATAGGTCGAAACGAAAAGAAAATCTCAACGAACACAGCCGTTAGTTATTTTTCGAAATTTAGAGCCGCTCTTAAATTGGCTTTTAAGGCTGGCTATATTTCAGAAAATATAGGTCAACGTGTCGATGGAATTAAGCCGCAGGATACCCATCGCGAAATTTTATTATTAGATGAGCTTAGGGCATTAGCCAAAGCTGAATGCGAATCGGTTATAATAAAACGTGCTGCATTATTTTCGGCGTTAACCGGCTTGCGTTTTTCTGATGTTAGAGCGTTAACCTGGCAGGAAATAAAGGGCTTTAAAGGAGAATATTATTTACAATACCGCCAGGAGAAAACAGATGGTGCCGAAAATTTGCCCGTATCAGATGAAGCTGTTGAAATTGCTGGGAAAAGGGGACGATCCGATGCAAAAGTATTCGATGGGTTAAAGTACTCCCAAATAGGTAGCTTTTTGCCAAAGTGGCTGTTGAAAGCTGGTATTGAAAAACACATTACATTTCACAGCTTCAGGCACACCTTCGCTACTTTACAGCTTGCTTCCGGCACAGATATATACACGGTTTCAAAGTTGTTAGGGCATTTGCACGTAAAAACGACAGAGATATATACCAAGGTTACGGATGTAAGAAAGAGAGAGGCGGCGAATAAAATAACATTGGGAATAGGTTAA
- a CDS encoding helix-turn-helix domain-containing protein — MESLTFDQLPQAVSKLQDKLNDIEKLLLENHSQPAEHDELLNIKDTAKFLNLSVPTIYSKVCRKEIPVNKQGKRLYFYKSELVNWIKSGRKKTAAEIRQEAESMLLSNRKKENRS, encoded by the coding sequence ATGGAATCGTTAACATTTGACCAGCTGCCTCAGGCAGTAAGTAAGCTTCAAGACAAGCTGAATGACATTGAAAAATTATTGCTGGAAAATCATAGCCAACCAGCAGAACACGATGAGCTACTAAACATCAAGGACACTGCTAAGTTCCTTAATCTTTCTGTTCCAACAATATATAGCAAGGTTTGCCGCAAAGAAATCCCTGTTAACAAACAAGGGAAGCGCCTTTATTTCTACAAATCAGAATTGGTTAATTGGATAAAATCTGGTAGAAAAAAAACGGCTGCCGAAATTCGTCAGGAGGCAGAATCTATGCTTCTTTCAAATAGAAAAAAGGAGAATCGCAGTTAA
- a CDS encoding toprim domain-containing protein yields the protein MGKLTCDTAKQIDLVDYLASLGYQPQKISRQDYWYLSPLREENDASFKVNRKLNVWYDHAMGKGGDLIDFGTRYFKCTIGDLLQRLSDHSMVFSFHPPLSGAAIAGEKKETDAESRIVILGTRPLAGEPLLTYLDQRYISLAAARPHCREVDFLLYNKQYTVIGFQNNAGGYELRSANFKGSSSPKDITFIDNGSKRLAVFEGFFSYLSFREMQKGRSLNLPNFLVLNSLSFFEKSRSLMEQHTKVNLYLDRDQAGIKCTAQAIEWNGKQYKDQSGLYAGHKDLNDWLKSQKRQQPKQRLKPRF from the coding sequence ATGGGAAAGCTAACTTGCGATACCGCAAAGCAAATTGATCTCGTAGATTATTTAGCCTCTTTGGGCTATCAGCCACAAAAAATAAGCAGGCAAGACTACTGGTACTTATCGCCGCTAAGAGAAGAAAATGATGCCTCCTTTAAGGTCAACAGAAAACTTAATGTCTGGTATGACCACGCTATGGGCAAGGGCGGTGACCTTATCGATTTCGGTACGCGCTATTTCAAATGTACCATCGGTGATCTGCTGCAAAGGCTGTCAGACCATTCAATGGTTTTTTCTTTTCACCCGCCCCTTTCAGGTGCGGCCATTGCGGGTGAAAAGAAAGAGACGGATGCGGAGAGCAGGATCGTCATCCTCGGAACCCGGCCGCTGGCCGGGGAGCCTTTGTTAACCTATCTCGACCAAAGATACATCTCGCTGGCTGCCGCGCGGCCGCATTGCAGGGAGGTCGACTTTTTATTGTACAACAAGCAATATACCGTCATTGGGTTTCAGAATAATGCCGGGGGATATGAACTGCGAAGCGCTAATTTCAAGGGCAGCAGCTCCCCCAAAGACATCACTTTTATAGACAATGGCAGCAAGCGATTGGCCGTATTTGAGGGCTTCTTTAGTTACCTGTCTTTCCGGGAAATGCAAAAGGGGCGTTCACTGAACCTGCCAAATTTTCTGGTGCTTAATTCCCTTTCCTTCTTTGAAAAGTCCCGCTCCCTGATGGAGCAGCACACGAAGGTCAACCTGTATTTAGACAGGGATCAGGCGGGGATAAAATGCACCGCCCAAGCCATTGAATGGAACGGGAAGCAATACAAAGATCAAAGCGGTTTATATGCAGGTCATAAAGACCTGAATGACTGGCTTAAAAGCCAGAAGCGACAACAGCCAAAACAGCGGCTAAAGCCGCGTTTTTAA
- a CDS encoding plasmid mobilization protein, with translation MEQQEVNLKNKGGRPKKAVKRNQLMAIKCTLYERRAIEARAKSVNLSVSEYLRELGLTGKIDSRNKTLPPEVLTLKAELKHLGSNMNQVAKKRNSGDELTPLERADLMVNSRRINALADQIKSYLQ, from the coding sequence ATGGAGCAGCAGGAAGTCAATTTAAAAAATAAAGGCGGGCGGCCTAAAAAAGCGGTAAAGCGGAACCAGTTGATGGCGATCAAATGCACCCTCTATGAGCGGAGAGCAATTGAAGCCAGGGCTAAGAGCGTTAACCTTTCCGTTTCAGAATACCTGCGTGAACTGGGTCTGACCGGAAAAATTGACAGCCGGAATAAAACGTTGCCACCGGAAGTTTTGACGCTGAAAGCAGAGCTTAAACATCTTGGTTCCAATATGAACCAGGTAGCAAAAAAGCGCAATAGCGGTGATGAGCTAACGCCTTTGGAAAGGGCTGACCTGATGGTCAATTCTCGAAGAATAAATGCGCTTGCAGACCAGATAAAAAGTTATTTACAATGA
- a CDS encoding relaxase/mobilization nuclease domain-containing protein: MIGYVGTGASFYECIRYCLEDKRQLSEQQKIELAARDHLQHKERAEVLIYNQCGGNKHELTEQFLEVMKLNRRVEKPVLHISLRLAPGDVLTKAQMMEMGQECAKEFGIADHQYICVLHKDTNEPHIHIAANRVGFDGRVASDSNNYKRMAALCRRLEKRFRLTQVLSPRKFLSPAERILPRHDSRKEKLRADIRQTLENVSAYSSFEQQMKALGYKVIKGRGICFIDDKKVKIKGSEVGFSLATIERVLSLKEQITAKQNAVNVNPPVSRTQRSAPSTDLQTVQLQRELSTLLQQLFRPEQEGNYIDPELMRDFKKKKKRLGQSPS, encoded by the coding sequence ATGATTGGGTACGTGGGGACAGGGGCATCCTTTTATGAATGCATCCGCTACTGTCTGGAAGACAAAAGGCAATTGTCAGAACAGCAAAAAATCGAGCTGGCTGCGCGGGATCATTTGCAGCATAAGGAGCGTGCCGAGGTGTTGATATACAACCAATGCGGCGGTAATAAGCATGAACTGACCGAGCAATTTTTGGAGGTGATGAAACTGAACAGGCGGGTTGAAAAGCCGGTATTGCATATCTCTTTACGGTTGGCTCCCGGGGACGTATTGACCAAGGCGCAGATGATGGAAATGGGACAGGAATGTGCCAAAGAGTTCGGGATTGCAGACCACCAGTATATCTGTGTTTTGCACAAGGACACCAACGAGCCGCACATCCATATTGCGGCCAACCGGGTAGGGTTTGACGGCAGGGTCGCCAGCGACAGTAACAATTATAAACGGATGGCCGCACTTTGCAGGAGGCTTGAAAAACGGTTCCGGCTTACACAGGTATTAAGCCCCCGCAAGTTCCTGTCGCCAGCCGAAAGGATATTACCCCGTCATGACAGCCGCAAAGAAAAACTACGGGCGGACATCAGGCAGACGCTTGAAAACGTAAGCGCCTATTCCTCTTTTGAGCAGCAAATGAAGGCTTTGGGGTACAAGGTGATTAAAGGAAGGGGCATCTGCTTTATTGATGATAAAAAGGTAAAGATCAAGGGCAGCGAGGTTGGTTTTTCACTGGCAACCATTGAACGGGTGTTATCCCTCAAAGAACAAATAACGGCTAAACAGAATGCAGTAAATGTAAATCCGCCCGTGAGCCGAACGCAACGATCTGCGCCATCCACCGACCTGCAAACGGTTCAACTGCAAAGGGAACTGTCCACATTGCTGCAACAGTTATTCAGGCCGGAACAGGAGGGGAACTATATTGACCCTGAGCTGATGCGGGATTTTAAGAAGAAGAAAAAAAGGTTAGGGCAAAGCCCGTCATAA
- a CDS encoding PDDEXK nuclease domain-containing protein produces the protein MITDQSIISDIKAIILKARDNAIRAVDTERVLMYWHIGQRIFEEEQQGKDRAEYGAQLLKSISAQLQPEFGSGFSIRQLERYRQFYRTFPIASALRTQLSWSHYKLLISVDSTDKREFYIAEVTKNNWSSRQLERQIHSSLWERLLMSNDKESVLAVARNEQQPSDAKEIIKDPMYLEFLGLHREASYYEKDLEQAIITHLHDFLLELGNGFAFVARQKRLHIEGDEFFIDLVFYNRLLQAFVIIEIKTTRLTHQDIGQLQMYVNYYDRVEKKAFENPTIGILLCAEKNNAVVKFSLPENNKTIIASEYKLYLPSEQQLIEEVKKEIEKKENEQK, from the coding sequence ATGATAACCGATCAGTCTATCATATCAGATATTAAAGCCATCATACTTAAAGCAAGGGACAATGCGATCCGTGCAGTTGATACCGAGCGTGTGCTGATGTACTGGCATATCGGCCAACGCATTTTTGAAGAGGAACAGCAGGGAAAAGACCGGGCCGAGTATGGGGCGCAGTTGCTTAAAAGTATATCAGCGCAATTGCAGCCTGAATTTGGCAGTGGCTTCTCAATCCGGCAACTGGAGCGTTATCGCCAGTTCTACCGCACTTTTCCAATTGCGTCCGCACTGCGGACGCAATTGAGCTGGAGCCATTATAAATTATTGATAAGCGTAGACAGCACCGATAAACGAGAATTTTATATAGCTGAAGTAACCAAGAATAACTGGTCATCACGGCAACTGGAGCGCCAAATCCATAGTAGCCTTTGGGAGCGCTTGCTGATGAGCAACGATAAAGAAAGCGTATTGGCCGTTGCACGGAACGAACAACAGCCATCTGATGCTAAAGAGATCATTAAAGACCCGATGTATCTTGAATTTTTAGGGTTACACCGGGAGGCATCCTATTATGAAAAGGATTTGGAACAGGCCATTATTACCCACCTGCATGATTTTTTACTGGAACTTGGGAATGGATTTGCTTTTGTGGCCAGGCAAAAGCGGTTGCATATAGAAGGCGACGAGTTTTTTATCGACCTCGTTTTTTACAACAGGCTGTTACAGGCATTTGTTATCATTGAAATTAAAACCACCCGGCTCACCCATCAGGACATCGGGCAGCTACAGATGTATGTGAACTATTATGACCGCGTAGAAAAGAAAGCTTTTGAAAATCCCACTATTGGCATTCTGCTTTGCGCAGAAAAAAACAATGCGGTAGTAAAATTCTCACTTCCGGAAAATAACAAGACCATTATTGCCAGTGAATATAAATTGTATTTGCCATCGGAGCAGCAATTGATCGAGGAAGTGAAGAAAGAAATTGAAAAAAAAGAAAATGAGCAAAAGTAG